The DNA window TAAACTTTCTTTAAGAGAccataataaaatttcaaaaaagaatgaatttttatttttgcatctaCTTCAGGTTGCTTTACGTGGAGGGTACGTGTTTTGATTCAAAAATCCGCATAAGCACCGCGTAAAAAACAGACTGAAAACTTCAGTGtagaagaaaaatatgctcaatttACTCTAATGTGGTTTGGTTTGTCTCCTCATACAGATTTTCATGTTAGGTTGACAAAATCgaagggctgataaaatcgggtcttcactgtacaaGCAAAAATAATCTAGTCACTGGCATAAAaagtttttaattaatttttgcgCGGCAGAAAAAAAACGACTGATCTCGGTGGTTTGTATAAGCACCAGGCAAAATGCGGTAACGGTTCGGGCCGCTTTCAACGCCCAGTCATTGGTGCAATCAACATGAAAATTAAATAATCCCTGGATCATTCGAGTAGTGTGCGTTTGTGTGGGCCAGTTCAAACAGACCGGAAGCACTCGCTGCCTGTAACCAGGTGAACATGGAAAGGCAATTAGCACTTATTGCTTCCTCCTGGTGGGGTTCGGTGCAAATCCGTGGGCGGGGAAGTTACGCGATCAGGGAGGAAACCTTTCGGTAGGGAACAGGACGCTTGCAATCGAGTGCTTGTTCAATTATGCTAACTTAACTTATGGCAGTTGATTTGTGTACTGTATTTACTGCATTTTTTGATAGTTTCACATATTTACATAATTCGAAGAGTTGTAAATGTTGTATTTAGGAAAAGATAATCTCtggtcctcttatataattatgcaaaaagtacctaatgcttgataatttttttgaagaagtaagATGACTTAGacattctgcaaaatgtttataaatttgcgtcaagccggcgctaatctattccgacaataagttagtgtcggtttcttaTGAGGCAACGCAAAAACACAACTGAGTATGAAAAAATCGATATAGAAGCGAAATGGCAGCCACTTGAAAATAATGTatcgttttttcgcatgatttttccactttggccggctgtaaaaaatcgttaatgatcagaatattgcgattttgtaggttacaacccccgagaatgttgtcttgttttaggcgggcaaaacccgaagttgattggttgaatggttcaaaaacgagaatgcccgcagattcgaaaaatattgccgccatttttgacactgTATACTCGAAAATTTTGAGTTTATAGataaaaccttaataaacattttgcagaatagtgcACATGTTTAAGTCATTTCACTtcttaataataaaattttcaaacattaggtactttttgcacaattatccTACAATATTTGCAATACTCCAATTGCAAGGAAAAGATGGTCGAAGACAGCCCAAATTGATAGGATTCATTTGTTTTCAATAATACCTATTGCTATTATTGAAAAcaaatgaatttcaaaacaaatgaaacaacgaagttatattaaaatttCGTGGCTGTatggcccagctgcttgcaattgctgcagttcattacccgcggtacaaacaggtaaacgaaccttatccaggaggacatagttagAAAGGGAAAGACCCGGAGAAAaacacccgaagcgagcctgacaatgaataagttgtcttattattctcagtttttgctgaatacaattgcttgtatTACAGAATCTTCGCATGTTGAAGTGAGGAGTGCACTTCAGACCCGGTTCGGCAACGACTCCATCGATCTCCACCACCCTACAAGGTACATACACCTTAAATTGCTTTATTAAACACTCGCAATGAGCAATCTgatttgcctggtcgaggtcattcactaaaatgcgtatcttattagctctaccATGTGTTATCTGGGTAGTTAGCAATCAACTCCCtgagatctctaaaatattaggcgatttcgttcatttgaactggctggatATGTTTTGATGCGAGGAGTATTGGGGGAATCATGGAAGGCAATAATTTTGGGGTTAttcggtatatccatgggaacaTCAGTGCGTTTATCATTCCCGTCAAATGTTCTTTCGCCCTCGGCCAGTtgggcacgaggatagcacgtggtataaacgagagatgaaacttatattcaggcgAAAGGGATCTAAAAAGTAGCAACCGATCGGgggaaaaagaaatgaaaaaaatgcttagcttatatagcggatAATCCATCCAAGACGGCCTctaacaatggttgaccttcactggcAATGTATATATATTTATTCACACTAAGCAAGGCACAAcaaaacgatctgcttcgattGAGAGCTCGGAAACGAATGTCCAAAAGACCGAGTTATCGTGAACACCGTACAAAGTATTTTTCAAAAGACGTGTTGGGAAATGCTCTGTCactattcaatattttattaCGGAAATTTAACTAAATATTCTGTAGATGATGCTTTATGATTTAAAAAATGCTTAAATAAATTTACTTTAACTGTATCTCcgtaaaaaaatcagcgaaaaaggttatttttggaaattatcGGGTGTGGGTATTTCGATATTTACGTTCGCgcaaatataaaattttaatttcgtaatAATGACGTAATAACGAATAGTAAATAGTTTAATCGCTGTTCCTCAATTTCCACCCTGCTCCATGTTAATTTCTTACTTCCTACTGCAGCCAGTTATTCTGTCCATCCATCCTTTCATCATATGTATGTACATACCATTGTCTGATAATTCAACTGCAAATATCAGATTCCTTCATCTTGCAACAAAGCACGATCAACAAAATCAGAGGCCCTAATCCCCGAAATCATGTAACCTAGTAACTAAAAGGAAaatttcttctagtcactaagtgacgtgactgtaagAATAGGGTCCCAGTTTTTCAGAAACAATATTTTTCTACACCCTATACTATTTCAATACACAGCCGATATTtcgatcaaaataaaaatttaaagtgcTGTGGGAATAGGGCACTTTATCTTACTAAACTTAACTAACTAatcattttcgttttttttttggattcatGTTGGAGCATCCAGTTTTTTCTGGTTAGACTTGAAAAAGCTATTGGTTCAGACTGCCGCTCAGGAAGTACTGAAGTTTGTGGTTCGCCGAGCAAAGCAAAATTTAATCTTTTTATAACGTCGCACCACGCTACGTCACGGTGAGTCACATCACGTCTCGTCACGAATCGTCACGTCTCGTCACGTCTCATCACGCCACGCCACATCACGTCACGGCACGTCACATCGTCATGTAACGTCATGCCACGCCATGTCAcatcatgtcatgtcatgtcacgtCACGTCATACCTTGCCATGTAATATAGGGCCCTATTCTCATAGTCACGTaacttagtgactagaaggaaattttcttctagtcactaggtgacatGACTATGACAATAGAACCCCATATAATATCAGAATAATGTGACTTTGAGGAAATTTACATAAGACGAGTCTCACTTAACCCCACTCACCACATAGCAGTCATCTCATGTTACACACTGCGCTGAATACGGTAATTTACGTGACGTGGGTGAGGCGACTTTCCTTCTAGACACTAAGTTACGGCGACCGAGAGAATAGGGTCCATGATAAAGAGCTCTATTCTCACAGTCGGCTCACCCACGTCACGTAAATTACCGTATTCTGCGCAGTGTGTGACATGAGCTGACTgctatgttttcattttttaccttaATCCAATCAATTGAATTGCAATAATTTGGGAGATGGTCTGTCTGTGTGATGTTTTTGTCAACAAATCTTGTGGAAACCAATAGCTATAACTGTGTAAAGTTATGGTGCGCACAAGGCACCATAAGCGGGAAAGGGttaacaacacagaaaaaaacgaaaaaaacgctAACTTTACAGAACGTAATGGAACGTCAAAAACCTCAAATCCTCACCACATTAGCGGACAAGCCGAAATACACAAATCTGTAAGAGGATTATCGGTTTCCAAGCTGATCCCGTACCGAGTAAGTCCCCCGGCAGTATCACTGGTCACGTTGGTTTGGTGGAATGcaaataaattgaattttgcAAATTCCAATTAATATGCGGTCGGAGTAGAAGAAAAGGAGACGAACGTATTTTGCACACAATTGGAATCCTGCCACGATGCTGGGCGTAAGGCCATCGCAATGATGACATTCGAAAGCGATGTGATGACATTGTTGCTGGAGGCTGGTGTAATGTAGTCAGCCCTGTCTGTCTGTGTATAGGAAATAAAGTGATGGAAGAATGATGtagtttattttcaaatttagcTTTCGATGTCAATATGTATGATGGAGAATTGTAAATCGTGCTTCGATATATGGTATATCTTTACTAGGTATTACCTGTGATATGTAGGTACATACTAAAATAGAATTACAAACTCCCCACAAAACTATTCAAAACGgtgttgaaaaataaaaacatctttGTATGTGTAAATAAATTACAGAAACATCcgtaaaaatagatttttactattcacaaatttaaaaaacaacTTTCGAACGGCTATGATTTCTGAATAGACATTATACATATACTAGCTAGTCGAAGGTATGTTGCACGTGCTTCGCGTAATCCATCCCTAAAAGGATCACACTCTTTCAAGAGCTACACGTCCATCATCAACCGCGCTATAACCACTAAACCAAACCAGGTTGGAAAAGCTCGTCTGAAAATGTAACATTTTACGGTCGCAActtatcatcattatcatcgaGGAGAATCAGCCTGCTTAAAATTCAGAAGCCCGTTTTACATTCCCACCGATGCCACTGAGCTCTCGCTTCTTGTGATGATAGTAAAACCGAAACCCCGAAGGGAAGGTGCAGCGCGTGTACCCCATTCTCGGAATCAAATTACATTTCCATTGCTAATACACTTGGCGAGTTGACGTCGAGAAGGTCGTTAAATTAGTATATTTTATGCTTTTCTGTGACGTATAAATATGGGCGATTTTCAAACGGTAAGTGATTATTAATGACACATTGTGTTTGTGAAACACAGTGAGGTGAGTTTCTTGTGCATTGGAGTGCACCGCAGTCATGGCGTCATTAGATGGAAGCTGGCTGCGACCGTGGAATTCGAGATTCTTAGCTCCttttaaatttcaaagaatttgaaaGGACCAATTTTTTATTAgttggtattcttagtatgtataacaaacaaagatgtgacacaaggtgctAAAAGTGCACTAAAAtactgtcaatcctatttttcattggattgtctgctctaaatatacCACCAAAGGGCGGTTCATAAATGGTGTAGCGTATTGATAGTTGGGAAAAAGCGTAGCTTGACATGAATTATCTAGAAATAAACTAAATGAATTTGAGACGTACTAGTGAAGTAGGATTTTTTCTTTTCTGCGAGACAtatgtttatgaatggcccaaaaacaaacaatattccataatgaatatcacgtaacatcgatgACAGAGCAGTAGGATTAAGGCCAAGTTCCCTCTGGgacgtgcaaaactgagaagcaacatcgatttaggcacagagaacagacgtccatcttaagtgtcaaaattgaaaaaaaaaattatggctcATCCAACGGTAATTGTGACGCTACCGCTAGAGGTTCCATTTAGTGCGCGAGTTTTACTGCGAACAACACAATTGATGTGTTTACAGTGGACCACATAATTGATGTCGAAATGACTGTCATAATTATATTCGGATATACCAGTACATTTTGACCGTAGTGTTCTAGCGGATATTAGTTCAAAtgggaaaacaaatattttaaaattgtttgaTCGAACCTGgatatctgttctctgtgatttagTTGTAACACATAAAAATTGTAAATTGAATAAGCAGGTAGTATAGCCGAGGGAAGTGGCATTCAACAAGATTAGGATAAATAGAGAAGAGGGCGTCACTTGTGGAGGATCATATTAccagctctctctctctctgattTACTTAACAGTCGATTGATCTGCTTCAGATCTAGGGGACCCAAGAGGAGATCAGGAAGAAGACAGAATACGAACTTTTAATAGCATCGTTGTTAGGAGCATGATACATTGTAATGACGCCCCCTCCACCCCCAATAAAATAGAAAAAGCCTGATCCAAATGTAAACGCGTCTACTTCTACCTACTACCCAATTTTATACCcgattatacagggtgtttggttcatggttaagaatctctcgagagatgattgactgtcatatttggaaaacaaaaatcgttctacacataccatcaaatctcaaccgttactaagttattgaactttttgtgttaaaaacttggttgtcttaaaatagctctagcTCAGAAAGTATACTTTGCATCTCAAATCttctagatccattggataggtgagaaaattttccattgaatgatgtcctcacatgtttcagctaatgaggttaagtaaccttttcacagcaatttatttaaaatttaacaattttgatcgattttacgttcatttcgcgaaaatctttaaagttaacatcaccattttaataattcagattgttaggctcgaagagctgcataatttgttctttgacatgatatacatatcttttcttgttttcatgtgttcgGGTTATTgaatttggatatttttatctcattttcactaatactagctcttattgaaaaagtatggcacttattgtactttttcttatttttattcaatagccaggaaaattttgcagagaaaaatgtattaatacctttcagtttagtgaatttactattcattcagaagtaaattagtttaaagttagtgttattattagcattttcgttattttcctaaaatagtaaataataaacatctccattattatcatggaattaatgcatctcagcaagttctacaactttttctttgactccattcaattatctcatttagtttcgaagcaaaatcatttttatcacctcgtttcatatgcaaaaacaacgatttcgaacccactacatttgtggtgaggtcatgctgtgttaactattaaattgcagcgaaatgaaaagtgaTAGAGATAAAAAGTTAAataacaagttatagagaatgttaagaggcaccaaatgaacaatagtaacgataaatttagttgattaataagtagaataattacaaaactcttcattaaaacgcaaattttgagttttttctttatttcgattatagatgttttaatcttaaggtcattcgcctcttcgggttagaaaaatttcttatgaaaaatttcgaaccctatgtgcggggtcggggctcgaacccagatgcgctgcgtataaggcaatcgatttaccaatacgctacgcccaccccctaattttgagttattttactagtaaaaagtcatttagtacacttaactaaaagatatttgtacatacatagaaagaaaattttctcagctttccaacgaagccttggaaataacgatataaagcatattttttagattagagtcttttaagcccTTGCAGGTCGATTACAGGAAACGTTTAGTAATGAAAGAAACgggaagagataggaatatgatgttgaagaacaaattatgaatcgttctaaaacccaacttttggataataaataTTGCTATACTCATAATTcgttattttaagaaaattaacaaaaacctcatcaaagccaccaacttttaactactttacagctaaaagataattaaaactaattaactgaaagatattagaaaaccattcaataggaaattttctcacctttccaatggaactaaaagatttaaaatacaaaatataccttttgagttagaggtattttaagataaataagttttttacacaaaaagttcaataactctgtaacggttgagatttgatggtatgtctGGACcgatttttttctctccaaatatgacagtcaatcacccctcgagaggttcttaatcatgaaaCAAACACCCTGTAGATATCAGACTATCTCACAGATTTAGTAATACTCCCACGACCGGCTGTTTGGAGTTTAAATTGCTGTAGCTTAGGCACTCTCGATGGCCGGTTATCCAGAGTTTAACCACAAGAAAAATCTAGCTAAATATCGTTTTGCTCTGAGTATTCGTATACTCGGAGACtaaccatcccaccgcataaaacatattcatttcgaggtcgcattgcctgcttgtggcgaatcctagacctatacctgtccttcaatccaattccgtaatacctatggtaGCGTCGCAGAGTCTTAAGTCCtttcttaagtaggtattacatcaacatttcctatcCTATCCTAAGTATCCGGCCGGCAATGACAATtatcatgctattggtttactgaactccAAAGAGTTAAAGTTaattcccgatcatttatctcatAAGCAAGATAAGTTAAACTACagccgtacacaaccgtttcaatttgatgggggtttgataaatcgttgggagtgacattgctaagagggttaatgtcactcctttggtcctagatTCCTGGgatcggacagaagtatttagccctgccctggctaatgagccagggttatagcgcccttactcgctctgAGTTACTTGACCTTAACAGTTTAAAGAAAAATTGTGAAGGAACTCTATATTTACTAGACATAaattggacatgaaagggttagtAAAGTGTCCGGATTCTACGTATAACAGGTTTTAGCATAACCAATGTGGTAATCCTAATTGAACCGGAATGAAAATATTCATCTCATACTATTGTTACATTTTATGGCGGCATCTTATCACCAGCTATTACTATTGCCATCGAACCCTGCTTAAAATTCAGAAGCATGTTTCACACCGGACGGAACCGAATTTTGCGATAGTTAAACTAAGATTCAAAGCCAGGTGCTGCGGGTGTCACAATACTTCGTGGAAAAGTTGTCAAACGTATGTGAATATTgaagacttaattttttaatCTCCGGTATATATAAGGACGTTGTTTTCAAACATACTACATTTCACAATGGCGTTAGTTCTCGGTTTATTGCTGTTGTTTGGATCGCAGCTCATCGATACTCTCCCGTTCGATACCGCTTGTACCCATGGTGGTGAGGCTTTTAGAGCGGGCTGCAATTTTTACGTACACGGATCACAGCCATTTATAGATTCCTATTGTTATGCGTTAGACCaggtaaaaactatttcttCGTTTCCCGAAACAGATTCAATCCACCTGGTGTCGCGTCAATACCGGTCACTCTAAGAAGATTTCACACGAATTTCTAAAAAAACGTGCATTTGTTGAAGTATGCGACTTCAGGAGGGTTAATCAATTCAATTGACATGATCTTTAAATTGCTGAACATTGTGTTTCTATTAAAAACAAATCGTTGTTTATCTTTCAGAACTTCTATGGATTCACACGCAACATCTGCTGTGACGGAGTGTGTACCTGTTGTTTCCGCTTCTACCAGGAGTATGAATATTATTGGAACGCCCCATTGCTACCATTGAGGGAATTGACGCCGGAAATACACGAAACATTGCTTGAGGGATTCACGATCCTGCATACACCTTCGGGTGAATGATTTAAATTGTGGTGGAGTTCTCGACCACTAGGAGACTAATTAGATGCCTAAAAATgcgttttaaaaatattgtatcgGCAAATAGTCAGAATATGTCTAGAAACATACTAAGTTAAATTACTATTTTTGCTAAAGAAAAACTAGCAAAAGGAAAAGCACCAAAAAATTCGATTATTAAGAGTAGTAAACAAACTGCGATTGTTTTCCTGTACTGCAACTAGAAGATTCCAAACACGCTTACAGCGAACCCCAAGATGCGTATTAAGGACaagaccatcatttgaatcccacgatttgtgaagaaacaaacgtccactgtgtcagagattcactTTACACAGCAAGGGAAAGAGCCACGACACCCCGTGCGTAACTATCCTCGGGTAGTAGGAATCTGAATAGTATGAGTCCgtgtagtaggagacccgactgtatgaAACAATTACACTTCGTATCAAAACCTCACAGACCAAACCTCAAACAATAAACTCTACTTCAAATTCCCAATGTACCCAACCTGTTATACTGCAACACATATTGTATCATCCAAGCTTGCAGGTATTAAACTCACATAGTATCCAACGAGAAATAAATAATCAATCCCGCAGGAGCTTGAACGTAGTAAGTACTGTTCTCTTCTTTCGACAACAACATAACATACCTGCCGAAGCCATTAAACCCACGACTCGCTACCCATTCCAAACTGGACCGGCTAGGATTTTATAGCCTCGGGCAAGCCAAGGtagtaaaaaaatacgaaaaatgcaattttaaaaatttaatgaaaatcgatttttcctcCCTGCTCGACATCGGACGGAGTAGAAATGACGATCGGTTAAGCTTTGTGACTCTTCGTTATCTGATGTGTAGCTATCGGTAGTGTGAATTTAGGCGAATGACACGCCTACATCCGCAGTTTTCGTAACACACCCTGTTGGGTCGAACGTGGTCGGTCAAACCCTTAAAACTGATTAAAAATCCATTCGTCAACCCCGGATATGATGTCAGTGAGCAGAAGATAACAAAAAGCTAGCACACCCAGCGATTGGTTCGTCGGCCAAATATGGGGCACGCGTTGTCGGAAGTTTGGAAGGCAGTTACAAAGTGCCATAATGTATGCAAATCTTGCAAAGATAAATTGTTCCACGGACGACAGATGGTGGTAGTGCCTGCAGGCAATGAAATTGCTCTTTGATTGGGTACAAAAATGCGCCATTCCGGCGCGGAAAAAAGGAAATAGCGCCCCCCAGTGGTGAATATTGCTGGCTGTGTTTTGGTTGGTGTTTGAGAAGTATTAGAAATTTTGGGTGTAttagaaaaaccaaaatattacattaaatcaatatataaatgttctactGATTGAATACAACGGTATCCAAGCATCCAGGAGTGTGTTCCTTATTTACTCATAGATGTAAACATTTTTAGCTTCCGGGAAGGAATATGAACTCCCAAAGCAACACTGCTGTGGGCAGATATGAATACACCGATAACGCATTTACAATATGTGATCCGTGAGTAAGCTTGGCACAATTGAGAGCTGCGGTAATAATCGTTAAAAGTTTGTTCCTAGGGAAACCCCGCTCGGAATGATGGTCTTTACCGAGAACGATTGCTACTCTAAATAGTTTCATTGCGGATAACAATGACGAGAAGCTTTGGATTATAATTCGGCTATTGTCAAGTGAGACTTTATGATTCGGGATAACGCCTGTGGACTCGGAGACCGAAGAATATTTATCAGCGGCATTCCGAAGACTGTCAGAACAGTAGTGGTCATCAACAGAGATAAATTACGGCTGCACCATGTTAGATTGTCTAACAAACTACACAAATATGACAAAGTTCATAATACCATTTTTACTAATTACATCGTTTTGatgcaaagattctttgaagaTTGTGACCACACACCGAAACAACATCTTGAATAGCGGCCAATAGTCGTTCACACTTTACTTTGCAAGAAATGTCCTCCTTTTCCGCCGTACGTAGGTGGACATGAGAAATAAAAACGACAACGAACGATTTCACGCTCGGCTAACTCGAATAGCGGAAAATAAGAAGAAAAAACGCATTTCCACCGCCAGTAGGCAATGGCTTTTCCCTCGGCCAATGGATCTGATCATAGCTTATTCGCAGTTTTTTGCTCATTCCGTTGACAGAAGATAAATATATTGTTCCTGTCTGCTGCGATATCTGTTTTTCGCCCAAGTGTGACAAAGCGTTTGCCTACTGCGTAGGTCCTCAGTTTAGGTGTTGGATTTTGCTCATGGTGGAAGCGATTAATGGCAACGGGATTCCAGTAAGTTTTGGGAATGTCTGTTTTCTTAATTAATTCTTGTGACCAGATGTGTAAGAGGAAATTATggattaaaacatttttcatcAACACTTGCAGCACTACTATTAAGGTTACACAAGAACATATTATTCTATCATTCCTGGCACTCCGTGGAATAATTTTCAGGGCATAGCATcatagtacactcaggtttttttacgcgggggatacaggccgcgtaactgaaaaccgcgtaaatgaaaaccgcgtaaatttcaaaatccgcgtgaatgaagaccgtgtaaatttaagaatccgcgttaatgggAACCTTGTTAATGGATaccgtaaatttcaaaatccgcgtaaatttcaaaatccgcgtaaaaaataccgcgcaaaaaaaccgcgtaaaaaaacctgagtgtatatgaTTTAATATTACGTATGAATGATCGAAAATAAAGTTAAGAACTTCCAGCGTGAAACTTGGACTGAATTCAATCGGCGTTGGAATCGTTTGAAAAGTTCTACTTTAAAAAAGCCGACAAGGACGAAAAACCGGATAGAAACAAATAAGTCGTATGCaagaaaatccataaaacacaACATCCAACAACCACAAAGTCTGTACTTCTTATGTTTTGCTCACAAATACTTGCAAGGCTTATAACTTGAcctattaccttccacttgcggACAGACAGTTATAAGTACAATCTGTAGAATTGAAGTATGTAATTGTCTGTaatcactcatagtaatagaccacACGAATGGAAAAACTAAAACTTTAAACTCTCATTACACCAAAATATGTAAGCTCGAATGTGCTTCATTGTTTCGATCATATTTTTTATCGCAACAAACTCC is part of the Topomyia yanbarensis strain Yona2022 chromosome 1, ASM3024719v1, whole genome shotgun sequence genome and encodes:
- the LOC131677214 gene encoding uncharacterized protein LOC131677214 — protein: MALVLGLLLLFGSQLIDTLPFDTACTHGGEAFRAGCNFYVHGSQPFIDSYCYALDQNFYGFTRNICCDGVCTCCFRFYQEYEYYWNAPLLPLRELTPEIHETLLEGFTILHTPSGE